From the genome of Colletotrichum destructivum chromosome 10, complete sequence, one region includes:
- a CDS encoding Putative mandelate racemase/muconate lactonizing enzyme, enolase-like protein, which translates to MPQRGFIRDIVITPVAFHDMPLLNSVGVHEPFALRSIIEVVTDDGYGLGESYGDSTHLGRLQLAADRIKGLSVYNTNSIYQICVDSLVGDSSTGGDGMAGMVTTASVVDKVFSPFEVACLDIQGKLAGVPVSDLLGGRVRDNVQYSAYLFYKWAGHPGEADDEYGAALDPAGIVKQARKIIDEYGFKAIKLKGGVYPPAEEVKAIKALHAAFPGVPLRLDPNAAWTVETSKWVAKELEGIVEYLEDPAPEIEGMAAVAKEASMPLATNMAVVAFSHLPPSILQDAVQVILSDHHFWGGLRKSQTLAGICATWGMRLSMHSNSHLGISLAAMTHLASATPNLDYACDTHWPWKRRDEDVVVEGALKWADGGLNVPTAPGLGVELDREKLARLHQQYLDCGLRKRDDTTYMKRFQPDFSAKIPKW; encoded by the coding sequence ATGCCTCAACGAGGTTTTATCCGGGACATCGTCATCACGCCAGTGGCGTTCCATGACATGCCGTTGCTGAATAGCGTCGGTGTTCACGAACCGTTCGCCCTCCGCAGCATCATCGAGGTCGTCACGGATGACGGATACGGGCTAGGCGAGTCCTACGGCGACTCAACTCATCTCGGTCGTCTGCAACTGGCCGCCGATCGCATCAAGGGTCTCTCGGTATACAACACGAACTCAATCTACCAGATCTGTGTCGACTCCCTTGTAGGCGACTCCAgcacgggcggcgacggcatgGCCGGCATGGTGACTACAGCATCTGTTGTTGATAAAGTCTTCTCTCCCTTCGAGGTCGCATGCCTCGACATCCAGGGCAAATTGGCGGGTGTCCCCGTGagcgacctcctcggcggccgcgtcaGAGACAACGTCCAGTACTCTGCATACCTGTTTTACAAGTGGGCAGGCCACCCCGGAGAGGCGGATGACGAGTACGGCGCGGCGTTGGACCCCGCTGGCATCGTAAAGCAAGCCCGGAAGATTATAGACGAATACGGCTTCAAGGCCATCAAACTCAAAGGAGGCGTCTATCCTCCTGCAgaggaggtcaaggccatcaaggcACTGCACGCGGCGTTTCCCGGCGTGCCGTTGAGGCTGGATCCCAATGCCGCATGGACGGTCGAAACCTCAAAGTGGGTggccaaggagctggaggGCATAGTCGAGTACCTGGAAGACCCGGCGCCGGAAATCGAGGGCATGGCCGCtgtggccaaggaggcctcGATGCCGCTGGCGACGAacatggccgtcgtcgccttctcccACCTCCCGCCTTCCATCCTGCAGGACGCCGTCCAGGTGATCCTCTCCGACCATCACTTCTGGGGCGGCCTGCGCAAGTCCCAGACGCTGGCCGGCATCTGCGCGACCTGGGGCATGAGGCTCTCGATGCACTCCAACAGCCACTTGGGCATCTCGCTCGCTGCCATGACGCAcctggcgtcggcgacgcccaACCTGGACTACGCTTGCGATACCCACTGGCCGTGGAAGCgccgcgacgaggatgtcgtcgtcgaaggGGCCTTGAAAtgggccgacggcggcctcaATGTTCCGACTGCCCCTGGCCTGGGAGTTGAGCTCGACAGGGAGAAGTTGGCGCGTCTGCATCAACAGTACCTGGACTGCGGGTTGCGGAAACGGGACGACACTACCTATATGAAGAGGTTTCAGCCAGACTTTTCAGCCAAGATTCCCAAATGGTGA
- a CDS encoding Putative peptidase C2, calpain, catalytic domain, papain-like cysteine peptidase superfamily, with the protein MGDIRSSERDSNVIALVEAILGHKIESQPGSSSQSTMDDYEDLVDMSKDHDFSKDGPRPDSPPKNPCVGAVNPFALAEALIGRKIDRHSMAAAQILQNVLQTDYDELFDMRHHSVLFAGMKLNEKERKAEMYDEKEMKILNERDLMTPDFSGVRRLDDLEKVGLKDLKDTRVKVARMQNGKLRLVLHAHDLGKTVSNREVTMSINELVTPFRMQKGRWQPPNASWRDMYDYFFQSVNKRLISDITMFQIGDRRETNRQFDDPTQGCSSNSWFVAALFSVFWADPCAINRATRVHTHSNEKKRFLSVKFHDKGGKQNSKTETVDVNYEIPINNSDNEPLYCRSSDGADIWPSLYEKAFAKWITQSNSEQPDITQTHCGDPIKAMAQINGRTPHYYMCDNHSAHTILGLVRSNSVNNKTINPMTAYTYATGREYHGANLVANHAYSVLGYCVIGDKQYIVLRNPWGVTEPQGLTSYTGLLGRLEPEIWNPATLLDHGGLFALEADSFKKNFSCIGVSK; encoded by the coding sequence ATGGGCGATATTCGTAGCTCTGAGAGGGACAGCAACGTCATTGCCCTTGTCGAGGCTATTCTTGGCCACAAGATTGAGAGCCAGCCCGGCTCCTCGTCCCAGAGCACCATGGACGACTACGAGGATCTCGTTGACATGAGCAAGGACCACGACTTTAGCAAGGACGGTCCTCGCCCCGATTCTCCCCCCAAGAACCCCTGCGTCGGTGCCGTCAACCCCTTCGCCCTTGCTGAGGCTCTCATTGGCCGCAAGATTGACCGCCACTCCATGGCCGCTGCCCAGATCCTGCAGAACGTCTTGCAGACCGACTACGACGAGCTGTTTGACATGCGCCACCACTCCGTCCTCTTCGCTGGTATGAAGCTGAacgagaaggagaggaaggccGAGATGTACGATGAGAAGGAAATGAAGATCCTCAACGAGCGGGACCTGATGACCCCCGACTTCTCCGGTGTCCGCCGGCTCGATGACCTCGAGAAGGTCGGCCTCAAGGACCTCAAGGACACCAGAGTCAAGGTTGCCCGCATGCAGAACGGCAAGCTTCGCCTGGTTCTCCATGCCCACGACCTCGGCAAGACCGTCTCCAACCGGGAGGTCACCATGTCCATCAACGAGCTCGTCACTCCCTTCAGGATGCAGAAGGGCCGCTGGCAGCCACCCAACGCCTCTTGGCGCGACATGTACGACTACTTCTTCCAGAGCGTCAACAAGCGCCTGATCTCGGACATCACCATGTTCCAGATCGGTGACCGCCGCGAGACCAACCGCCAGTTTGACGACCCTACCCAGGGCTGCTCCAGCAACAGTTGgttcgtcgccgccctcttctccgtcttctggGCCGACCCCTGCGCCATCAACCGCGCCACCCGCGTCCACACCCACAGcaacgagaagaagcgctTCCTGTCCGTCAAGTTCCAcgacaagggcggcaagcaGAACAGCAAGACCGAGACGGTCGACGTCAACTACGAGATCCCCATCAACAACTCGGATAACGAGCCCCTCTACTGCCGCtccagcgacggcgccgacatcTGGCCCTCGCTGTACGAGAAGGCCTTTGCCAAGTGGATCACCCAGTCCAACTCGGAGCAGCCCGACATCACCCAGACGCACTGCGGTGACCCCATCAAGGCCATGGCCCAGATCAACGGCCGCACGCCTCACTACTACATGTGCGACAACCACTCCGCCCACACCATCCTGGGCCTGGTCCGCTCCAACAGCGTCAACAACAAGACCATCAACCCCATGACGGCCTACACCTACGCCACCGGCCGCGAGTACCACGGCGCCaacctcgtcgccaaccACGCCTACTCCGTCCTGGGCTACTGCGTCATCGGCGACAAGCAGTACATTGTCCTCCGCAACCCGTGGGGCGTCACCGAGCCCCAGGGCCTCACCAGCTACActggccttctcggccgcctcgagcccgagaTCTGGAACCCCGCCACCCTTCTGGACCACGGCGGTctcttcgccctcgaggccgactcGTTCAAGAAGAACTTCTCCTGCATCGGTGTCTCCAAGTAA
- a CDS encoding Putative DnaJ domain, Chaperone J-domain superfamily → MAHVIKWSGTPHTFLKAHRRYVHSDRQKPQLCNPRQGYDRAPWPRSSHPSPHEILGASPGTPYSKEQFHRLVKLYHPDLYIQNGIEVMGVSRATRIERYRLVVEAHEILKDPHKRLLYEKYGLGWSLPTQRVRHTSASSHATGTYGAYDGRSSAEQARAGQQFPIFASNAVFAIVIIAMAMAGAVVQLKRARKAQWDFKDRDLVLQEAISRDLQGLADRLEGKPRDLRILEFLARRELRNWSSREALFAGLDQSDNICRH, encoded by the coding sequence ATGGCCCATGTCATCAAGTGGAGCGGCACACCGCACACATTTCTCAAGGCCCATCGACGATATGTGCACTCGGACCGGCAGAAACCCCAGCTTTGTAACCCCCGGCAGGGCTACGACAGGGCCCCTTGGCCTCGGAGCTCTCACCCATCACCCCATGAGATTCTCGGGGCCAGCCCTGGCACGCCTTACTCGAAGGAGCAATTCCACCGGCTGGTGAAATTATATCACCCCGACCTCTACATCCAGAACGGGATAGAGGTGATGGGTGTTTCGCGCGCTACCAGGATTGAACGCTACCGTCTGGTAGTAGAAGCACACGAGATCCTCAAAGATCCACACAAGCGATTGCTCTATGAGAAATACGGTCTTGGGTGGTCGTTGCCTACGCAGCGGGTTCGGCACACATCTGCCTCCTCTCACGCTACCGGAACTTATGGTGCATACGACGGCCGGTCATCCGCCGAACAGGCCCGAGCCGGGCAGCAGTTTCCGATCTTCGCTTCCAACGCGGTTTTTGCCATTGTTATAATtgcgatggcgatggctgGCGCTGTCGTACAGCTCAAGCGCGCTCGCAAGGCCCAGTGGGACTTCAAGGATCGGGATCTGGTTTTGCAGGAGGCGATCAGTAGAGACCTGCAGGGCCTAGCAGACAGGCTCGAGGGAAAGCCGAGAGACCTGCGAATATTAGAATTCCTGGCGCGAAGGGAACTCAGAAACTGGTCGTCACGGGAGGCTCTATTTGCAGGGCTTGATCAGAGTGACAACATCTGCCGCCATTGA
- a CDS encoding Putative glutamine amidotransferase domain containing protein ChyE, with amino-acid sequence MAFRVAILANFDPDEQGGSEMLSRITTLLRSSRTGATEITIHAAIRGDAFPDPSEYDLVILTGGPFNLLKHTEENERPEWVRRTLGWIQETVKTHEASGLSEPGSKKKKKAKLLGICWGHQAIALALGGRLGQVLQERGGQLIGVETVPLTSQGAAFFKSESLDIQKNHALVVTHPGPYLTPVASGSSSSFQNEVLLSHSPPILTFQGHPEMDAALARLFAGFATGGASDRGDWIPSEGLKGIDDVHDGEAILRRVVAWASE; translated from the exons ATGGCGTTCCGCGTTGCCATCCTCGCAAATTTCGACCCGGACGAACAAGGTGGAAGCGAAATGTTATCCAGAATCACCACTCTACTCCGTAGCTCCCGAACAGGTGCTACTGAGATCACTAtccacgccgccatccgcgGCGATGCCTTCCCGGACCCGTCCGAGTACGATCTGGTGATTCTGACAGGAGGACCATTCAACCTGTTGAAACACACCGAGGAGAATGAGAGACCGGAGTGGGTGCGGCGAACACTTGGCTGGATCCAGGAGACTGTGAAAACCCACGAAGCAAGTGGGCTCAGTGAGCCGGGTagtaagaagaagaagaaggccaagttACTGGGGATCTGCTGGGGTCATCAAGCCATTGCCTTGGCCCTTGGAGGACGGTTGGGACAGGTGCTGCAGGAGAGAGGCGGGCAGTTAATCGGTGTTGAGACCGTCCCTCTCACTTCTCAAGGCGCTGCTTTCTTCAAGTCTGAATCGCTT GACATTCAAAAAAATCACGCCCTTGTTGTAACCCACCCCGGGCCATATCTTACACCTGTCGCTTCTGGCTCATCATCTTCTTTTCAAAACGAGGTTCTCCTCTCCCACAGCCCTCCTATTCTCACCTTCCAAGGCCACCCGGAGATGGACGCCGCTCTTGCAAGACTATTTGCCGGATTTGCGACGGGAGGCGCGTCGGACCGTGGAGACTGGATTCCGTCGGAAGGGCTGAAGGGTATCGACGACGTACATGATGGGGAGGCGATCTTGAGAAGGGTGGTGGCGTGGGCGAGCGAGTAG
- a CDS encoding Putative short-chain dehydrogenase/reductase SDR, NAD(P)-binding domain superfamily, translating to MSRYAEAHAKPNGPGDGRPTALQIIKDEGVEGKLKGEVIVITGTSSGIGIETTRALATTGATLFLTARNVAKAQAALAGIFEPSRMEIIEMDQESLSSVRTAAAAILAKTSKIHLLVNNAGIMAIPELRLTADGHELQFGTNHLSHFLFYKLLEPALLAAASSDLPSRVVNLSSSAHNVHGINDSDNYDFQKGGYDASVAYGQSKTANIYMANEIERRYGSRHLHATSVHPGIVQTGLTQHMPPDAFKGMEFLYPTMKSVEQGAATSVWAAVGKAWEHDGGKYLVNCAVAEPYTEGDDKFSALGYAPYAYDVEKARRLWSDSLKIVGLPDEE from the coding sequence ATGTCACGCTACGCTGAAGCCCACGCTAAGCCAAACGGCCCTGGCGACGGGCGCCCGACGGCCCTTCAAATCATCAAGGATGAGGGCGTTGAAGGAAAGCTCAAAGGCGAGGTCATTGTCATCACTGGTACTTCTTCCGGCATCGGTATCGAGACCACTCGCGCCTTGGCTACCACCGGCGCCACCCTCTTCCTCACGGCCCGAaacgtcgccaaggcccAAGCCGCCCTCGCTGGTATCTTTGAACCTTCCCGCATGGAGATAATCGAGATGGACCAGGAAAGCCTCTCTTCCgtccgcaccgccgccgccgccattctTGCCAAGACCTCGAAAATTCATCTCCTGGTGAACAACGCTGGCATCATGGCTATCCCCGAACTCCGCCTAACTGCCGACGGCCATGAACTCCAGTTCGGCACGAACCACCTATCACACTTTCTGTTTTACAAGCTTTTGGAGCCTGCCCTTCTTGCTGCGGCCTCTTCTGACCTCCCGTCCCGCGTTGTTAATCTCTCATCTTCCGCCCACAACGTCCACGGAATCAACGACTCCGACAACTACGACTTCCAGAAGGGCGGTTATGACGCCAGTGTGGCCTACGGCCAATCCAAGACGGCCAACATTTACATGGCCAACGAGATCGAGCGCCGCTACGGGTCGCGCCACCTACACGCCACGAGCGTCCACCCCGGCATTGTCCAGACGGGGCTGACCCAGCACATGCCTCCGGATGCCTTCAAGGGGATGGAGTTCCTGTACCCGACCATGAAGAGTGTTGAGCAGGGTGCCGCAACCTCGGTGTGGGCGGCTGTCGGCAAGGCATGGGaacacgacggcggcaagtACCTTGTCAACTGTGCCGTGGCGGAGCCGTATACGGAAGGGGATGACAAGTTTTCTGCGCTCGGGTATGCCCCGTACGCCTATGATGTGGAAAAGGCGAGGAGGCTGTGGAGCGACTCGCTCAAGATTGTAGGATTGCCGGACGAGGAGTAA